A single region of the Acidobacteriota bacterium genome encodes:
- a CDS encoding 4Fe-4S dicluster domain-containing protein produces the protein MKRRDFLKLMGMATGAAVTVSCGSRSKIVSELHGGGPLPGEGVYVPSVCTACPAGCAVRARVVDGWPVKLEGEHGLCIRGQARLARLYHPERLRGPRSGAGKGKPVPWDQALATLKGALDQARREGKTNVWLHGHVPGTLSRLLDDFCRRTGTVRCGEAEALQPGALRRACQDLGMPGVPLPDLSGCDTWVTVGADLFEASPDPVEFARQYGVASGREGFRWFHLEPGLGLTGLAAGTRLAVRPGSEADILEWLFHRVRHRADVEGLRNVIPHPATDKVAATAGLDARQLEEIARALDRAKHPAVVGGLFAVAQRGGDAAARASVALLAALGLPGRHLRGFLAAPRFDLPVHALPELLESGRCGVLLVSHLADAALPAEVSKALTRAAFRVGFTDLPPAWGGACDLLLPPSDILETWGDAEPLQNRPRAAKPALAKPIHDTLPLGEILLKLSGAGGTWKAWLLEAWKARGLDFEAPPAPGPAGWSPDPEVLAGAFANPAARPVPPSGATLLLMPTARGYDGRDTAIPLLREVPDPLASVSYGAFALLHPATAAGAGLSDGATARIEIPAGAVDAAVRTVEAVPPGVVLLPLEHRGPLAIPWDPKTGDYHLRLDNVRLARSSAALPVAVLSGGRDARGRGITEPAPVHHAHAHGGSEAHAHPADEKQEPIPGKAQPTLYPPHAHKDYRWGLAVDLARCTGCSACVAACYVENNVALTGFDEHVRGREMSWLRIQPYDLPGARMEFVPMMCQQCDHAPCEPVCPVYAAYHSDEGLNVQVYNRCVGTRYCANNCPYKVRRFNWFDHAWAPPSDKGLNPDVSVRPRGVMEKCTFCIQRIRWAKDRARDEGRKVRDGEIVPACAQACPAGAIVFGNLLDPEAEVSKWARSERAYRILEEVGTRPAVYYLRRV, from the coding sequence ATGAAGAGACGAGACTTTCTGAAACTCATGGGCATGGCCACCGGCGCGGCGGTGACGGTTTCCTGCGGCAGCCGGTCGAAAATCGTGTCCGAGTTGCACGGCGGCGGGCCGCTTCCCGGGGAAGGGGTCTACGTCCCCAGCGTCTGCACGGCCTGCCCGGCCGGTTGCGCCGTCCGGGCCCGGGTGGTGGACGGGTGGCCCGTCAAGCTCGAGGGCGAACACGGGTTGTGCATCCGCGGCCAGGCGCGGCTCGCCCGGCTCTACCACCCCGAACGCCTCCGGGGGCCCCGGTCCGGGGCGGGCAAAGGGAAGCCGGTCCCCTGGGACCAGGCCCTCGCGACGCTGAAGGGCGCGCTGGACCAGGCCCGGCGCGAGGGGAAAACGAACGTCTGGCTCCACGGCCACGTGCCGGGGACCCTCTCCCGCCTGCTGGACGACTTCTGCCGGCGGACGGGGACGGTGCGCTGCGGCGAGGCGGAGGCCCTCCAGCCGGGCGCCCTCCGGCGGGCCTGCCAGGACCTGGGGATGCCGGGGGTCCCCCTGCCCGACCTGTCGGGGTGCGACACCTGGGTGACCGTTGGGGCGGACCTCTTCGAGGCTTCGCCGGACCCCGTGGAGTTCGCCCGCCAGTACGGCGTCGCGAGCGGGCGGGAGGGGTTCCGCTGGTTCCACCTCGAGCCCGGCCTCGGGCTGACGGGCCTCGCGGCGGGGACACGCCTCGCCGTTCGGCCCGGGAGCGAGGCCGACATCCTCGAGTGGCTCTTCCACCGGGTGCGGCACCGGGCGGACGTGGAGGGCCTCCGCAACGTGATCCCCCACCCCGCGACGGACAAGGTCGCCGCGACCGCGGGGCTGGACGCCCGGCAGCTCGAGGAAATCGCCCGTGCGCTGGACCGGGCGAAACACCCGGCCGTGGTGGGCGGCCTCTTCGCCGTCGCCCAGCGGGGGGGGGACGCCGCGGCCCGGGCCTCGGTCGCCCTTCTGGCGGCCCTCGGCCTGCCCGGCCGCCACCTCCGGGGTTTCCTCGCCGCCCCCCGTTTCGACCTGCCCGTGCACGCCCTGCCGGAGCTGCTGGAATCGGGGCGCTGCGGGGTCCTCCTGGTCTCCCACCTGGCCGACGCCGCCCTGCCGGCCGAGGTGTCGAAGGCCCTGACCAGGGCGGCCTTCCGCGTGGGGTTCACGGACCTGCCGCCGGCCTGGGGCGGGGCGTGCGACCTGCTGCTCCCCCCCTCGGACATCCTGGAGACCTGGGGCGACGCGGAGCCGCTGCAGAACCGCCCGCGGGCCGCCAAACCCGCCCTGGCCAAGCCGATCCACGACACCCTTCCGCTGGGCGAGATCCTGTTGAAACTCTCGGGGGCCGGCGGCACCTGGAAGGCCTGGCTCCTCGAGGCGTGGAAGGCCCGGGGGCTGGATTTCGAGGCCCCGCCGGCGCCCGGCCCGGCCGGCTGGTCACCCGACCCCGAAGTCCTCGCCGGGGCCTTTGCGAACCCGGCCGCGCGGCCCGTCCCGCCGTCGGGCGCCACGCTCCTGCTCATGCCCACCGCCCGCGGGTACGACGGGCGCGACACCGCCATCCCCCTGCTCCGGGAAGTTCCGGACCCCCTCGCCTCGGTCTCCTACGGCGCCTTCGCCCTGCTCCACCCCGCCACGGCCGCCGGGGCGGGGCTTTCCGACGGGGCCACCGCCCGGATCGAGATCCCGGCCGGGGCCGTGGACGCGGCGGTCCGCACGGTGGAGGCCGTGCCGCCGGGCGTGGTGCTGTTGCCCCTGGAACACCGGGGCCCGCTGGCGATCCCCTGGGACCCGAAGACGGGGGACTACCACCTGCGCCTCGACAACGTCCGGCTCGCCCGGTCTTCCGCGGCGCTTCCCGTGGCCGTCCTCTCCGGCGGCCGCGACGCCCGCGGGCGGGGGATCACGGAACCCGCCCCGGTCCACCACGCCCACGCCCACGGCGGGAGCGAGGCCCACGCCCACCCCGCGGACGAGAAGCAGGAACCGATCCCCGGGAAGGCCCAGCCCACGCTCTACCCGCCCCACGCGCACAAGGACTACCGCTGGGGCCTCGCCGTGGACCTGGCCCGCTGCACCGGCTGCTCCGCGTGCGTGGCGGCCTGCTACGTGGAGAACAACGTGGCGCTCACCGGCTTCGACGAACACGTCCGGGGGCGGGAGATGTCGTGGCTGCGCATCCAGCCCTACGACCTGCCCGGCGCTCGCATGGAGTTCGTCCCCATGATGTGCCAGCAGTGCGACCACGCCCCCTGCGAGCCCGTCTGCCCCGTCTATGCCGCCTACCACAGCGACGAGGGGCTCAACGTGCAGGTCTACAACCGGTGCGTGGGCACCCGGTACTGCGCCAACAACTGCCCGTACAAGGTGCGGCGGTTCAACTGGTTCGACCACGCCTGGGCGCCGCCGTCCGACAAGGGGCTCAACCCCGACGTCTCGGTCCGGCCCCGGGGGGTCATGGAGAAGTGCACCTTCTGCATCCAGCGCATCCGGTGGGCCAAGGACCGCGCCCGGGACGAGGGGCGGAAGGTGCGCGACGGCGAGATCGTGCCGGCCTGCGCCCAGGCCTGCCCCGCGGGCGCCATCGTGTTCGGCAACCTCCTTGACCCGGAAGCCGAGGTCTCGAAGTGGGCCCGCTCGGAACGGGCTTACCGCATCCTCGAGGAGGTCGGCACCCGCCCCGCCGTCTACTACCTCCGACGAGTGTGA
- a CDS encoding GxxExxY protein, with product MELMEKELTEKIIGSCLEVSNELGVGFLESVYHKALMVRLKETGIEYQSQTPLKVSFHGHDVGEFFADLFVEGKVLVELKAVKELIPEHEAQLLNYLKASGIRVGLLVNFGKPRLQWKRFVL from the coding sequence ATGGAGCTGATGGAAAAAGAGTTGACGGAGAAAATCATAGGCTCCTGCCTCGAGGTCTCAAACGAGCTGGGGGTTGGATTCCTGGAGAGTGTTTACCATAAGGCATTGATGGTCCGTCTAAAGGAAACGGGTATCGAATACCAGTCGCAAACCCCGTTGAAAGTGAGTTTTCATGGACATGACGTGGGTGAGTTTTTTGCGGATCTGTTCGTTGAAGGGAAAGTCCTTGTGGAATTGAAAGCCGTGAAGGAACTGATCCCCGAGCACGAGGCACAATTGTTGAATTATCTCAAGGCTTCGGGGATACGGGTGGGACTGCTGGTTAATTTCGGAAAACCGAGGCTGCAATGGAAACGTTTTGTTCTCTGA
- the nrfD gene encoding polysulfide reductase NrfD, which translates to MKAVYDTIETDVLAAMRAPGKAYKAALGFSILLFLQGMAFWGWQIHTGMGMAGKNNPVGWFFYITDFVFWVGIAHSGTLISAVLFLFRARFRSSFNRAAEAMTIFAVMTAGLFPLIHLGRTWFFYWLMPYPNQRELWVNFRSPLVWDVFAVSTYFTVSLVFFYVGLIPDLAAARRHFTGLRKRLYDLFSLGWTGTPDEWNHYNRLYMFLAAFATPLVISVHSVVSWDFAMSVIPGWHTTIFAPYFVAGAIFSGTAMVITLVVPMRKILSLEKYITIDHFESLAKILLFTSLIVSFAYAVEFGIAFYSGILFEKYHFTFRLLGHYKFLYWLMVFCNVLLPLTVFVRKLRRNLVYLFVLSLFVNVGMYLERFVIITTSLARDFDPYSWGDPIPSLTDVGITLGSFGLFFTLFLLFIKALPVLSITEVKEHSR; encoded by the coding sequence ATGAAAGCAGTTTACGACACCATCGAAACCGACGTCCTGGCGGCCATGCGCGCGCCGGGGAAGGCCTACAAGGCGGCGCTGGGGTTTTCCATCCTCCTCTTCCTCCAGGGGATGGCCTTCTGGGGCTGGCAGATTCACACGGGGATGGGGATGGCGGGGAAGAACAACCCCGTGGGGTGGTTCTTCTACATCACCGACTTCGTCTTCTGGGTCGGCATCGCCCACTCGGGGACCCTGATCTCGGCGGTCCTCTTCCTGTTCCGGGCCCGCTTCCGCAGCTCCTTCAACCGCGCCGCCGAGGCCATGACCATCTTCGCCGTCATGACCGCCGGCCTCTTCCCCCTCATCCACCTGGGGCGCACCTGGTTCTTCTACTGGCTGATGCCCTACCCGAACCAGCGGGAGCTGTGGGTGAACTTCCGCTCCCCCCTGGTCTGGGACGTCTTCGCCGTCAGCACCTACTTCACCGTGAGCCTGGTCTTCTTCTATGTGGGGCTCATCCCGGACCTGGCCGCGGCCCGGCGGCACTTCACCGGGCTCCGCAAGCGCCTCTACGACCTCTTCTCCCTGGGCTGGACCGGCACCCCCGACGAGTGGAACCACTACAACCGCCTCTACATGTTCCTGGCGGCCTTCGCCACGCCCCTGGTCATCTCGGTGCACTCGGTGGTCTCGTGGGACTTCGCCATGAGCGTCATCCCCGGCTGGCACACCACCATCTTCGCCCCCTACTTCGTGGCGGGCGCCATCTTCTCCGGCACCGCCATGGTCATCACCCTGGTGGTGCCCATGCGCAAGATCCTCTCCCTCGAGAAGTACATCACCATCGACCACTTCGAGAGCCTGGCGAAGATCCTCCTCTTCACCTCGCTGATCGTCTCCTTCGCCTACGCCGTGGAGTTCGGCATCGCCTTCTACAGCGGCATCCTCTTCGAGAAATACCACTTCACCTTCCGGCTCCTGGGGCACTACAAGTTCCTGTACTGGCTGATGGTCTTCTGCAACGTCCTCCTGCCCCTGACCGTCTTCGTGCGTAAGCTGCGGCGGAACCTGGTCTACCTCTTCGTCCTGTCCCTCTTCGTGAACGTGGGGATGTACCTGGAGCGCTTCGTCATCATCACCACCTCCCTGGCGCGGGACTTCGACCCCTACAGCTGGGGCGACCCCATCCCCTCCCTCACCGACGTGGGGATCACCCTGGGCAGCTTCGGCCTCTTCTTCACCCTCTTCCTCCTCTTCATCAAGGCGCTGCCCGTCCTCTCCATCACCGAAGTCAAGGAGCACTCCCGATGA
- a CDS encoding DUF3341 domain-containing protein codes for MSKEHVFDNPADFVARLEELRQSGVPPRRLETITPYHVHETDHLLHVRPSPLKFFTLIGAVTGLVAGLGLTLYSVHDWPLMTGGKPVVSLPAFVVITFELTILIGALCSFAGFLILGRLPSLRRILEPREHENRFIIIEHDGEGA; via the coding sequence ATGAGCAAGGAACACGTCTTCGACAACCCCGCGGACTTCGTCGCCCGGCTCGAGGAACTGCGCCAATCGGGGGTCCCGCCCCGGCGGCTGGAGACCATCACCCCCTACCACGTCCACGAGACGGACCACCTGCTCCACGTCAGGCCCAGCCCCCTCAAGTTCTTCACCCTGATCGGCGCCGTGACGGGGCTGGTTGCGGGCCTCGGCCTCACCCTCTACTCGGTGCACGACTGGCCGCTGATGACGGGCGGCAAACCCGTCGTCTCCCTCCCCGCCTTCGTGGTGATCACCTTCGAGCTCACCATCCTGATCGGCGCGCTCTGCTCCTTCGCCGGCTTTTTGATCCTGGGCCGGCTGCCGTCCCTCCGGCGGATCCTGGAACCAAGGGAGCACGAGAACCGCTTCATCATCATCGAGCACGACGGGGAGGGCGCATGA
- a CDS encoding DUF47 family protein, which yields MSFNLLGPNFPFLPLLQAQGEHLRHAAELLLEAFREHPDVAGPAGRIQAVETRAGETFHQVLEQLSLTFLHPIERADLHGLAYALDEALGAVRKIAARLGLYGFTEIRPAALQLAENLAEAAGVTREMVHHVVVARNASDYRRRLARIMEENDMVLLVALGELYEAPPPDAPRLLELVKWARLYDRLEEAALRVHRVGLVLESIILKNV from the coding sequence ATGAGCTTCAACCTTCTCGGCCCGAATTTCCCCTTCCTGCCGCTCCTCCAGGCCCAGGGCGAACACCTCCGCCACGCGGCGGAGCTGCTGCTCGAGGCGTTCCGGGAACACCCCGACGTCGCGGGCCCGGCGGGGCGGATCCAGGCGGTGGAAACCCGGGCGGGCGAGACCTTCCACCAGGTCCTCGAGCAACTCTCCCTGACCTTCCTGCACCCCATCGAACGGGCCGACCTCCACGGCCTCGCCTACGCCCTGGACGAGGCCCTCGGCGCCGTCCGCAAGATCGCGGCCCGCCTGGGACTCTACGGTTTCACGGAGATCCGCCCGGCCGCCCTCCAACTGGCGGAGAACCTGGCGGAGGCGGCCGGGGTCACCCGCGAGATGGTGCACCACGTCGTCGTCGCCCGCAACGCGTCCGACTACCGCCGGAGGCTGGCCCGGATCATGGAGGAGAACGACATGGTCCTCCTCGTCGCCCTGGGTGAACTCTACGAGGCCCCGCCGCCGGACGCACCCCGTCTCCTGGAACTCGTGAAGTGGGCCCGCCTCTACGACCGGCTCGAGGAGGCCGCCCTCCGGGTCCACCGCGTGGGCCTCGTCCTGGAAAGCATCATCCTCAAGAACGTCTGA
- a CDS encoding efflux RND transporter permease subunit, which yields MNLSEIWIRRPVMTLLVMAAVLLFGLISYRSLPINNLPNVDFPTISVTAVLPGASPAVMAATVAMPLEKKFSVLSGIDSMTSTSQLGVTTINIQFSLERNIDAAALDVNSAIAAAMGVLPQNMPNPPTFKKVNPADMPIMMLALTSDTLPVTRLQDWAENVLIAHLSAINGVAEVDAVPVQRYAVRVQVDPFRLAALGVGINEVSDALQNGNVNLPGGTLDGRVISYTVESNGQLFDARSFASLIVTYRDGRPVRISDVARVLDGVENDRARADYLNKGRIQAAVCIRVTKQPGSNTVEITERIRKKLPTLQAMLPSAAGLDVFYDQSDYIRESIHDVEFTMILTIGLVVFVIFLFIRAGKPTIIPSLVVPLSIIGTYAVMALLDYSLNTLSLMAITLSIGFVVDDAIVVMENIIRRIESGENAVEASLKGSREIGFTILSMTVSLAVVFIPILFMGGILGRLFREFAVAITTAILFSGFFSLTLTPMLCSRLLSGLTERRHGRLYRVGERFLNGWRNLYGWTLRLVLKGKILALVFTGVVVVVMFQVLGLIPKGFVPNQDQYFFRVFCQGSDRTSFADMHRHMDTLNRIILDDPDCREAKIVSVVGFNGDCTGLLFVGLKPREQRTKSVDEIITRLRPKIRDIPGLIVSLVNPPVVNIGARLSTAQWQFTLQSTDLEDLYTYAPKLEERMRAMPMLLDVKSDLQVRKPRVWVEVDRDRASALGLTLRQVQDAFYSAYGARQVSTIYTATNFYYVILELDPRFRTNAEALHKIYVKPAGGAPVPLNTVATVREDVAPLTVSHSGQVPSATIFFNLKPGASISQAVDQVRKAALEVLPGTVQTSFQGTAQAFQSSLAGMGFLVCLTVIVIYMVLGILYESFIHPLTILTALPLAGFGALVSLWAFGMELDLYAMVGIILLVGIVKKNGIMMVDFALEAERLHELKPEESIYQACMDRFRPIMMTTLAALLGALPIALGYGAGGEARQPLGVCVVGGLLFSQFFTLYITPVFYIYLDRFSRWVSRARRTRRPAPGVTP from the coding sequence GTGAACCTTTCGGAAATCTGGATCCGGCGGCCGGTGATGACCCTGCTGGTGATGGCGGCCGTGCTGCTGTTCGGCCTCATCAGCTACCGCTCGCTGCCCATCAACAACCTCCCCAACGTGGATTTCCCCACCATCAGCGTCACGGCGGTCCTGCCCGGCGCCAGCCCGGCGGTCATGGCCGCCACGGTGGCCATGCCCCTGGAGAAGAAGTTCTCGGTGCTGTCGGGCATCGACTCCATGACCTCCACCAGCCAGCTCGGCGTCACCACCATCAACATCCAGTTCTCCCTGGAACGGAACATCGATGCCGCCGCCCTGGACGTCAACAGCGCCATCGCGGCCGCCATGGGCGTCCTGCCGCAGAACATGCCGAACCCGCCCACCTTCAAGAAGGTCAACCCGGCGGACATGCCCATCATGATGCTGGCCCTCACGTCGGACACGCTCCCCGTCACCCGCCTCCAGGACTGGGCGGAGAACGTCCTCATCGCCCACCTTTCCGCCATCAACGGGGTGGCCGAGGTGGACGCCGTGCCGGTGCAGCGCTACGCCGTGCGGGTCCAGGTGGACCCCTTCCGCCTGGCCGCCCTGGGCGTCGGGATCAACGAGGTTTCCGACGCGCTGCAGAACGGCAACGTCAACCTGCCCGGCGGCACCCTCGACGGGCGGGTCATTTCCTACACCGTGGAGTCCAACGGCCAGCTCTTCGACGCCCGCTCCTTCGCGTCGCTGATCGTCACCTACCGCGACGGGCGGCCGGTCCGGATCTCGGACGTCGCCCGGGTCCTCGACGGGGTGGAGAACGACCGGGCCCGCGCGGACTACCTGAACAAGGGCAGGATCCAGGCCGCCGTGTGCATCCGGGTCACCAAGCAGCCGGGCTCCAACACGGTGGAGATCACCGAGCGGATCCGGAAGAAGCTCCCCACGCTGCAGGCCATGCTCCCCTCGGCCGCCGGTCTGGACGTCTTCTACGACCAGTCGGACTACATTCGCGAGTCCATTCACGACGTCGAATTCACCATGATCCTCACCATCGGGCTCGTGGTGTTCGTGATCTTCCTGTTCATCCGGGCGGGGAAACCCACCATCATCCCGAGCCTCGTCGTCCCCCTCTCCATCATCGGCACCTACGCGGTGATGGCGTTGCTGGACTACTCCCTGAACACGCTCTCCCTCATGGCCATCACCCTCTCCATCGGTTTCGTGGTGGACGACGCCATCGTGGTCATGGAGAACATCATCCGCCGGATCGAGTCCGGCGAGAACGCCGTGGAGGCCTCGCTGAAAGGCTCGCGGGAAATCGGGTTCACCATCCTCTCCATGACGGTCTCGCTGGCGGTGGTGTTCATCCCCATCCTCTTCATGGGGGGCATCCTGGGCCGTCTCTTCCGGGAGTTCGCCGTGGCCATCACCACGGCCATCCTGTTCTCGGGTTTCTTCTCCCTCACCCTGACCCCGATGCTCTGCAGCCGCCTCCTGAGCGGCCTGACCGAGCGGCGCCACGGGCGGCTCTACCGCGTCGGCGAGCGGTTCCTCAACGGCTGGCGCAACCTCTACGGGTGGACCCTGCGGCTCGTGCTGAAGGGGAAGATCCTGGCCCTCGTCTTCACCGGGGTCGTGGTGGTCGTCATGTTCCAGGTCCTCGGCCTGATCCCCAAGGGCTTCGTCCCCAACCAGGACCAGTACTTTTTCCGGGTCTTCTGCCAGGGCAGCGACCGGACGTCCTTCGCCGACATGCACCGCCACATGGACACGCTGAACCGGATCATCCTCGACGACCCCGACTGCCGGGAGGCCAAGATCGTCTCCGTGGTGGGTTTCAACGGGGACTGCACGGGGCTGCTGTTCGTGGGCCTCAAACCCCGGGAGCAGCGCACGAAGTCCGTGGACGAGATCATCACCCGGCTGCGCCCGAAAATCCGCGACATCCCCGGCCTGATCGTCTCCCTGGTCAACCCGCCCGTGGTCAACATCGGGGCGCGGCTGTCCACGGCCCAGTGGCAGTTCACCCTGCAGAGCACCGACCTGGAGGACCTCTACACCTACGCGCCGAAGCTCGAGGAGCGCATGCGGGCCATGCCCATGCTGCTGGACGTGAAATCGGACCTCCAGGTGCGCAAGCCCCGGGTGTGGGTGGAGGTGGACCGCGACCGCGCCTCGGCGCTGGGGCTCACCCTCCGCCAGGTCCAGGACGCCTTCTACTCCGCCTACGGGGCCCGGCAGGTCTCCACCATCTACACCGCCACCAACTTCTACTACGTCATCCTGGAGCTGGACCCCCGTTTCCGAACCAACGCCGAGGCCCTCCACAAGATTTACGTCAAGCCGGCGGGGGGGGCGCCGGTCCCGCTCAACACCGTGGCGACGGTCCGGGAGGACGTGGCGCCCCTGACGGTGAGCCACTCGGGCCAGGTCCCCTCCGCGACCATCTTCTTCAACCTGAAGCCCGGGGCCTCCATCAGCCAGGCCGTGGACCAGGTCCGGAAGGCCGCCCTGGAGGTCCTGCCGGGGACCGTCCAGACAAGCTTCCAGGGGACGGCGCAGGCCTTCCAGTCCTCCCTGGCGGGGATGGGCTTCCTCGTTTGCCTGACGGTCATCGTCATCTACATGGTGCTGGGGATTCTCTACGAGAGCTTCATCCACCCCCTGACCATCCTCACGGCGCTCCCCCTGGCCGGGTTCGGCGCGCTGGTCTCCCTGTGGGCTTTCGGGATGGAGCTGGACCTCTACGCCATGGTGGGCATCATCCTGCTGGTGGGGATCGTCAAGAAGAACGGGATCATGATGGTGGACTTCGCCCTGGAGGCCGAGCGGCTGCACGAGCTGAAACCGGAGGAGTCCATCTACCAGGCCTGCATGGACCGCTTCCGGCCCATCATGATGACCACCCTGGCCGCCCTGCTCGGGGCCCTCCCCATCGCCCTGGGCTACGGGGCCGGGGGGGAGGCCCGCCAGCCGCTCGGCGTCTGCGTGGTGGGCGGGCTGCTCTTCTCGCAGTTCTTCACCCTCTACATCACGCCGGTCTTCTACATCTACCTCGACCGCTTCAGCCGGTGGGTCTCCCGCGCGCGGCGAACCCGGCGGCCGGCGCCCGGAGTGACCCCATGA
- a CDS encoding type II toxin-antitoxin system HicA family toxin: MKRKTLIRKILDAGCRLIRHGSRHDLYQNPVTGKQQPVPRHDEIDENLARHILRELTGKK; encoded by the coding sequence ATGAAAAGGAAGACCTTGATCCGAAAAATTCTGGATGCCGGCTGCAGGCTCATCCGCCATGGTTCTCGGCATGATTTGTATCAGAACCCGGTCACCGGCAAGCAGCAGCCCGTTCCCCGGCATGATGAAATCGATGAAAACCTGGCTCGGCATATCCTGAGGGAACTGACAGGGAAAAAATGA
- a CDS encoding type II toxin-antitoxin system HicB family antitoxin: METKLKMVFWQGDRFWVGKLLDHPEIMTQGETLEELEENMRDAYRLMVLDDVPEHHEIKELALKV; encoded by the coding sequence ATGGAGACGAAATTGAAGATGGTGTTCTGGCAGGGTGACCGATTCTGGGTGGGCAAACTGCTCGACCATCCGGAAATCATGACGCAGGGCGAGACTCTGGAAGAACTCGAGGAGAACATGCGGGACGCCTACCGGCTCATGGTTCTGGATGACGTCCCCGAGCATCACGAAATCAAGGAACTGGCCCTCAAGGTATGA
- a CDS encoding carboxypeptidase regulatory-like domain-containing protein has translation MFFREKKLIEFVSVFLIFLLSIACNRRIAIPAIHLPTDLSLVEIEEELLAKNMIGCVIDPTGARITGVKVELLDRIKKKLIAETVTNQKGRFFFGNVQNGKYCIRISLEGFNTIIYNVKKAPNTKKELVLLTVIIQ, from the coding sequence ATGTTTTTCAGAGAAAAAAAACTAATAGAGTTTGTATCCGTTTTCCTTATCTTTCTATTATCGATAGCATGCAACAGGAGGATTGCAATTCCGGCAATTCATCTGCCGACTGATCTATCTTTGGTAGAAATTGAGGAAGAGCTCCTTGCCAAGAATATGATTGGATGCGTGATCGATCCAACTGGGGCACGTATAACAGGAGTTAAAGTTGAATTATTAGACAGAATTAAAAAGAAATTGATTGCTGAAACAGTGACGAATCAGAAAGGCAGATTCTTTTTCGGGAATGTACAAAATGGAAAGTATTGCATCCGAATAAGTTTAGAAGGTTTTAATACGATAATTTACAACGTTAAAAAAGCTCCAAATACCAAAAAAGAACTTGTTCTGTTAACAGTGATCATTCAATAA